One part of the Malus sylvestris chromosome 2, drMalSylv7.2, whole genome shotgun sequence genome encodes these proteins:
- the LOC126585985 gene encoding putative RING-H2 finger protein ATL69 isoform X3: MFAAEPPASAPGVGVGYGIAIAVSILVLISAIMLASYACVKVKGSTGRGHTGDAPSNYYEDRNRRFSTISNSTEPVVVLMGLDDPTIDSYPKLVLGESRRIPQRNDTVCSICLSEYKPKDQVRCIPDCHHCFHAECVDEWLRMSATCPVCRNSPAPSAGPSPLSDLVPLAFNARWLSQDNINTTMKC, translated from the exons ATGTTCGCGGCGGAGCCACCTGCATCAGCCCCTGGTGTCGGCGTCGGCTACGGCATAGCCATTGCCGTCAGCATCCTCGTCCTCATCTCCGCCATCATGCTCGCTTCTTACGCCTGCGTTAAAGTCAAAGGCTCAACCGGCAGAGGCCACACAGGCGATGCCCCTTCTAACTACTACGAAGACCGCAACCGCCGCTTCTCCACCATAAGCAACTCAACGGAGCCTGTGGTGGTCCTCATGGGCCTCGACGATCCCACCATTGACTCGTACCCAAAGTTGGTACTCGGCGAAAGCCGGCGGATCCCTCAGCGCAACGACACCGTGTGCTCCATTTGCTTGTCCGAGTACAAGCCCAAGGATCAAGTACGGTGCATTCCGGACTGCCACCATTGTTTCCATGCAGAATGCGTCGATGAGTGGCTTCGCATGAGCGCCACGTGTCCGGTTTGTAGAAATTCTCCGGCTCCGTCGGCCGGTCCAAGCCCTCTGTCCGATTTGGTGCCACTGGCCTTCAATGCCAG GTGGTTAAGTCAAGACAATATCAACACGACTATGAAATGTTGA
- the LOC126613727 gene encoding probable choline kinase 2 isoform X1, which translates to MGTMENVNNREDRIPAEAREILQSMASQWEDVVDSKALQVIPLKGAMTNEVFQIKWPSRTGELSHKVLVRIYGEGVEVFFDRDNEIRTFEHMSKNGQGPRLLGRFPNGRIEEFIHARTLSACDLRDPDISALIASKLKEFHELDMPGPKVVTLWDRLRNWLSTAKRLSTPEEANSFQLDSIEKEIPLLEKELSGPHQRIGFCHNDLQYGNIMLEEESKSITVIDYEYASYNAVAFDIANHFCEMAADYHTDTPHILDYSKYPGSEERQRFVCLYLSFSGNQPTESEVEQLVQDVENYTLASHLFWGLWGIISEHVNEIDFDYMEYARQRFHQYWISRPKLLGSVGSPPNLVTDVKYGMHRADV; encoded by the exons ATGGGCACCATGGAAAATGTCAACAACAGAGAAGATCGTATTCCAGCAGAAGCTAGGGAGATTCTACAATCAATGGCTTCCCAGTGGGAAGATGTGGTAGATTCAAAGGCACTGCAGGTGATCCCTCTCAAGGGTGCAATGACTAATGAGGTTTTCCAAATAAAGTGGCCATCAAGGACAGGGGAACTGTCACATAAAGTTCTGGTTAGGATTTATGGTGAGGGTGTCGAGGTGTTCTTTGACAGGGATAATGAGATCCGGACATTTGAACACATGTCAAAGAATGGTCAGGGACCTCGTCTGCTTGGGCGTTTTCCAAATGGCCGAATTGAAGAGTTCATCCATGCACGG ACACTCTCAGCATGTGATCTACGTGATCCGGATATATCTGCTCTTATAGCTTCTAAATTGAAGGAGTTCCACGAACTTGATATGCCTGGTCCAAAGGTTGTCACCCTCTGGGATAGATTGCG AAATTGGCTCAGTACGGCCAAGAGATTGTCTACACCAGAAGAAGCTAACTCCTTTCAGTTAGATTCCATTGAAAAGGAAATCCCGTTACTGGAGAAAGAGCTCTCAGGGCCTCATCAACGCATTGGTTTTTGCCACAATGATTTACAGTATGGTAATATAATGCTTGAGGAAGAGAGTAAATCGATAACCGTAATC GACTATGAATATGCAAGTTATAATGCTGTAGCATTTGACATAGCAAATCATTTCTGTGAGATGGCAGCTGACTATCACACTGATACACCTCATATTTTGGACTACAGCAAATATCCTG GTTCAGAGGAGCGTCAGcggtttgtttgtttgtatcTGAGTTTTTCTG GCAATCAACCTACTGAGAGCGAAGTGGAGCAGCTGGTTCAAGATGTTGAGAACTATACCCTTGCAAGCCATCTCTTTTGGGGCTTATGGGGAATAATTTCG GAACATGTGAATGAAATTGACTTTGACTACATGGAATACGCAAGGCAGAGGTTTCACCAGTACTGGATAAGCAGGCCTAAGCTGTTGGGTTCTGTTGGATCTCCTCCAAATCTTGTAACTGATG TTAAATATGGTATGCATCGAGCTGATGTTTAA
- the LOC126585985 gene encoding putative RING-H2 finger protein ATL69 isoform X5: MFAAEPPASAPGVGVGYGIAIAVSILVLISAIMLASYACVKVKGSTGRGHTGDAPSNYYEDRNRRFSTISNSTEPVVVLMGLDDPTIDSYPKLVLGESRRIPQRNDTVCSICLSEYKPKDQVRCIPDCHHCFHAECVDEWLRMSATCPVCRNSPAPSAGPSPLSDLVPLAFNAR; this comes from the coding sequence ATGTTCGCGGCGGAGCCACCTGCATCAGCCCCTGGTGTCGGCGTCGGCTACGGCATAGCCATTGCCGTCAGCATCCTCGTCCTCATCTCCGCCATCATGCTCGCTTCTTACGCCTGCGTTAAAGTCAAAGGCTCAACCGGCAGAGGCCACACAGGCGATGCCCCTTCTAACTACTACGAAGACCGCAACCGCCGCTTCTCCACCATAAGCAACTCAACGGAGCCTGTGGTGGTCCTCATGGGCCTCGACGATCCCACCATTGACTCGTACCCAAAGTTGGTACTCGGCGAAAGCCGGCGGATCCCTCAGCGCAACGACACCGTGTGCTCCATTTGCTTGTCCGAGTACAAGCCCAAGGATCAAGTACGGTGCATTCCGGACTGCCACCATTGTTTCCATGCAGAATGCGTCGATGAGTGGCTTCGCATGAGCGCCACGTGTCCGGTTTGTAGAAATTCTCCGGCTCCGTCGGCCGGTCCAAGCCCTCTGTCCGATTTGGTGCCACTGGCCTTCAATGCCAGGTGA
- the LOC126613727 gene encoding probable choline kinase 2 isoform X2: protein MGTMENVNNREDRIPAEAREILQSMASQWEDVVDSKALQVIPLKGAMTNEVFQIKWPSRTGELSHKVLVRIYGEGVEVFFDRDNEIRTFEHMSKNGQGPRLLGRFPNGRIEEFIHARTLSACDLRDPDISALIASKLKEFHELDMPGPKVVTLWDRLRNWLSTAKRLSTPEEANSFQLDSIEKEIPLLEKELSGPHQRIGFCHNDLQYGNIMLEEESKSITVIDYEYASYNAVAFDIANHFCEMAADYHTDTPHILDYSKYPGSEERQRFVCLYLSFSGNQPTESEVEQLVQDVENYTLASHLFWGLWGIISEHVNEIDFDYMEYARQRFHQYWISRPKLLGSVGSPPNLVTDGKQKGTEKH from the exons ATGGGCACCATGGAAAATGTCAACAACAGAGAAGATCGTATTCCAGCAGAAGCTAGGGAGATTCTACAATCAATGGCTTCCCAGTGGGAAGATGTGGTAGATTCAAAGGCACTGCAGGTGATCCCTCTCAAGGGTGCAATGACTAATGAGGTTTTCCAAATAAAGTGGCCATCAAGGACAGGGGAACTGTCACATAAAGTTCTGGTTAGGATTTATGGTGAGGGTGTCGAGGTGTTCTTTGACAGGGATAATGAGATCCGGACATTTGAACACATGTCAAAGAATGGTCAGGGACCTCGTCTGCTTGGGCGTTTTCCAAATGGCCGAATTGAAGAGTTCATCCATGCACGG ACACTCTCAGCATGTGATCTACGTGATCCGGATATATCTGCTCTTATAGCTTCTAAATTGAAGGAGTTCCACGAACTTGATATGCCTGGTCCAAAGGTTGTCACCCTCTGGGATAGATTGCG AAATTGGCTCAGTACGGCCAAGAGATTGTCTACACCAGAAGAAGCTAACTCCTTTCAGTTAGATTCCATTGAAAAGGAAATCCCGTTACTGGAGAAAGAGCTCTCAGGGCCTCATCAACGCATTGGTTTTTGCCACAATGATTTACAGTATGGTAATATAATGCTTGAGGAAGAGAGTAAATCGATAACCGTAATC GACTATGAATATGCAAGTTATAATGCTGTAGCATTTGACATAGCAAATCATTTCTGTGAGATGGCAGCTGACTATCACACTGATACACCTCATATTTTGGACTACAGCAAATATCCTG GTTCAGAGGAGCGTCAGcggtttgtttgtttgtatcTGAGTTTTTCTG GCAATCAACCTACTGAGAGCGAAGTGGAGCAGCTGGTTCAAGATGTTGAGAACTATACCCTTGCAAGCCATCTCTTTTGGGGCTTATGGGGAATAATTTCG GAACATGTGAATGAAATTGACTTTGACTACATGGAATACGCAAGGCAGAGGTTTCACCAGTACTGGATAAGCAGGCCTAAGCTGTTGGGTTCTGTTGGATCTCCTCCAAATCTTGTAACTGATG GCAAACAAAAGGGTACCGAAAAACATTAG
- the LOC126585985 gene encoding putative RING-H2 finger protein ATL69 isoform X2 — MFAAEPPASAPGVGVGYGIAIAVSILVLISAIMLASYACVKVKGSTGRGHTGDAPSNYYEDRNRRFSTISNSTEPVVVLMGLDDPTIDSYPKLVLGESRRIPQRNDTVCSICLSEYKPKDQVRCIPDCHHCFHAECVDEWLRMSATCPVCRNSPAPSAGPSPLSDLVPLAFNASICNMPPFWWVLFRGLPSLYIYIYIFNYILQKSYGFES; from the exons ATGTTCGCGGCGGAGCCACCTGCATCAGCCCCTGGTGTCGGCGTCGGCTACGGCATAGCCATTGCCGTCAGCATCCTCGTCCTCATCTCCGCCATCATGCTCGCTTCTTACGCCTGCGTTAAAGTCAAAGGCTCAACCGGCAGAGGCCACACAGGCGATGCCCCTTCTAACTACTACGAAGACCGCAACCGCCGCTTCTCCACCATAAGCAACTCAACGGAGCCTGTGGTGGTCCTCATGGGCCTCGACGATCCCACCATTGACTCGTACCCAAAGTTGGTACTCGGCGAAAGCCGGCGGATCCCTCAGCGCAACGACACCGTGTGCTCCATTTGCTTGTCCGAGTACAAGCCCAAGGATCAAGTACGGTGCATTCCGGACTGCCACCATTGTTTCCATGCAGAATGCGTCGATGAGTGGCTTCGCATGAGCGCCACGTGTCCGGTTTGTAGAAATTCTCCGGCTCCGTCGGCCGGTCCAAGCCCTCTGTCCGATTTGGTGCCACTGGCCTTCAATGCCAG CATTTGCAACATGCCTCCGTTTTGGTGGGTTCTTTTTCGTGGTCTACcgtcactatatatatatatatatatattcaattaTATACTCCAGAAAAGCTATGGTTTTGAGAGTTGA
- the LOC126586645 gene encoding cytosolic sulfotransferase 15-like yields MAPTEEEKIGDECKQMLLSLPKERGWRTLHLYQFQGFWCQAAEIQSIITFQKHFQATDTDIVLATIPKSGTTWLKALAFATVNRHRFTTNSKSHPLLTSNPHDLVPFFEYKLYANNQIPDLTTTNLPDDQPRLFGTHIPFASLANSIRKSNSKIVYICRNPFDTFVSSWHFLNKVKPESKAQLSMEEAFDMYCKGIVGFGPFWDHMLGYWNESLLRPQKVLFLKYEDLKEDGVFQLKKLAKFLGCPFTLVEEKNGVIESISKLCCFENMKKLEVNKTGTSIKNFENKNLFRKAEVGDWVNYLSPKMVERLSRVIEDKLSGSGLRFKVFP; encoded by the coding sequence ATGGCACCCACTGAGGAAGAAAAAATCGGTGATGAGTGCAAGCAAATGCTTCTTTCTCTCCCCAAGGAGAGAGGTTGGAGAACTCTTCACCTCTATCAGTTCCAAGGCTTTTGGTGCCAGGCAGCTGAGATCCAGTCCATAATCactttccaaaagcacttccaaGCTACTGACACTGACATAGTGTTAGCCACCATACCAAAATCCGGCACCACATGGCTGAAAGCCTTGGCTTTCGCCACCGTCAACCGCCACCGTTTCACCACAAACTCAAAGAGCCACCCTTTGCTCACTTCCAACCCTCATGACCTTGTGCCTTTCTTCGAGTACAAGCTTTATGCAAACAACCAGATTCCTGATCTCACCACCACCAACCTTCCTGATGATCAGCCAAGACTCTTTGGAACCCACATCCCTTTTGCTTCTCTGGCTAACTCCATCAGAAAATCTAACTCAAAGATTGTTTACATATGCAGGAACCCTTTTGACACATTTGTGTCCTCTTGGCATTTCCTTAACAAAGTGAAGCCAGAATCAAAAGCTCAACTCTCTATGGAGGAGGCATTTGACATGTACTGCAAGGGCATAGTAGGGTTTGGTCCCTTCTGGGACCACATGCTGGGGTACTGGAATGAGAGCTTACTTAGGCCCCAAAAGGTGCTTTTCTTGAAGTATGAGGACCTAAAGGAAGATGGTGTCTTTCAACTCAAAAAACTGGCCAAGTTTTTGGGCTGCCCTTTTACTCTGGTAGAGGAGAAAAATGGTGTGATAGAAAGCATTTCGAAGCTGTGTTGCTTTGAAAACATGAAGAAATTGGAGGTTAATAAAACTGGTACTTCTATTAAGAACTTTGAGAATAAGAACCTGTTTAGAAAAGCTGAGGTCGGAGATTGGGTCAATTATTTGTCCCCAAAGATGGTGGAGAGGCTGTCCAGGGTCATAGAGGACAAGTTAAGTGGTTCAGGTTTGAGATTCAAAGTGTTTCCCTAG
- the LOC126583059 gene encoding uncharacterized protein LOC126583059 produces the protein MSHSVDTLGFRSPQFSEDLAWLPGWLQQHQKEQLDECTNELKGTNLELASKDLRNFQGNTSEGKDANTFSREEVGYKSCHLFLSGEDNSAVSFASSPGNVLHFHLHLSSNGYSQCSPLQPLDASQNHIESNTVLSVQLNNTSVGSELKSHSKIGLNVGEINSLPPKSIEKPREDTVPPCPSNNKKSASHSGEKLDTRYLKAADISDAVELSIAASEALVINEIMGSGLPSDVLPTAVVLEVALQVKKARLEWLDDSLDGPAEETENCDSLSDLDDFTMADVYKDVGLSQSIPSDECACDSAISQVKETPLSGILYECVNLSDSSELRAQCVKFDDIPMQKELGQNLVMDLKSRENFHPESVNYEREQFHDKLVLGSNISVARYDPSALKNSDGFIMKQTVGAMVDVASFQHQNNVNFRPQAWDSGNSKGEDTVSYLASNRFRSRWLGGWTGQDASATPELKQNTKSVMKCFAGETSFFSESADIAPDVNSFVQVHDTKFYRTSQSSIAFSGLHDEDNNGIMLSQDVVTSSSLSPVDPLCSVVPCSISSENASLTLAHNQKDKENHNEECFRPTLELAVENSHTSSNPIIKCPHEDGPSMPIINGERSTVTVRRQMISLRTYSTLLPNLVSIFDGGSFYRDQSFELELDQRLNPLNKDVPCNRSSDKRSYNESLPSNTVSSYSAGRDDEGNSETTLDANPVGTLKNQKRSYHETEGNGNELPIQALKKRRQPLIFNHRSRFRIQASKPLMNNSTMEKHLKLDLLPENVVKLQQNEELQTIQSECKNFLDRDVLVKKRVHFCEADIAVQLNKNLQKLDSSTKYCSNARVSKRWKHPKFRSHERSSCTNCHLKSGKRLLFHGIDFLLTGFSSQKEKDIEREIWKHGGIVLSDIPSPNLRAKRSVRSNGYHLPVILCMKKLQTTKFLYGCAVNSLILKVDWLTNSISAGCILPPEKYMILPNRADAEHIIIGEPFHNCEYVFEKVGIMLHGKHSFYSKLAKIIKHGGGKVFKTLQWLVHSLDKEKVTLGAIVAEGESRTSRHLRQCASEQKIAVMPASWIIKSLYLGKLLPSPDNGHPALPTIKISEIPVSAKVSEDV, from the exons ATGTCTCATTCTGTCGACACGTTAGGGTTTCGTTCTCCACAGTTCTCCGAG GATTTAGCTTGGCTTCCTGGTTGGCTTCAGCAGCACCAGAAAGAACAATTGGATGAATGCACCAACGAACTTAAGGGTACCAACTTAGAGCTAGCGTCCAAG GATTTGAGAAATTTTCAAGGAAACACTAGTGAAGGAAAAGATGCTAATACATTTTCACGTGAGGAAGTTGGGTACAAAAGCTGTCATTTATTCTTATCTGGGGAAGACAATTCTGCAGTTAGTTTTGCTTCATCTCCTGGAAAT GTACTTCATTTCCATCTTCATCTTTCATCAAATGGATATTCACAATGTAGCCCACTTCAACCTTTGGATGCTTCTCAAAATCATATTGAATCCAATACAGTTCTGTCCGTGCAACTAAATAACACCTCAGTGGGTTCTGAATTGAAGAGCCACTCCAAAATTGGCCTAAATGTTGGTGAGATAAATTCTTTACCTCCAAAGTCCATTGAAAAACCCAGGGAGGATACTGTTCCACCCTGTCCCTCCAATAACAAGAAATCAGCAAGTCATTCTGGTGAAAAGCTTGATACCAGGTACCTGAAAGCAGCTGACATCTCTGATGCAGTTGAACTCTCCATTGCAGCATCTGAAGCATTGGTTATAAATGAAATAATGGGGAGTGGGTTGCCTTCGGACGTATTGCCAACAGCAGTGGTACTGGAAGTAGCCCTTCAAGTAAAGAAAGCAAGATTGGAGTGGCTAGATGATTCCTTAGATGGCCCAGCCGAGGAAACTGAAAATTGTGATTCTCTCTCGGATTTGGATGATTTCACCATGGCCGATGTATATAAAGATGTAGGGCTGTCTCAGAGCATACCTTCTgatgagtgtgcatgtgattcGGCTATTTCTCAAGTGAAAGAGACCCCTCTCTCTGGAATTCTGTATGAGTGTGTAAATCTATCTGATTCTTCAGAGCTCAGGGCTCAATGTGTCAAGTTTGATGATATCCCTATGCAAAAAGAACTAGGACAGAATTTGGTTATGGATCTCAAATCAAGAGAGAACTTCCATCCAGAATCCGTCAACTATGAGAGGGAACAGTTTCATGATAAGCTTGTTCTGGGTTCAAATATCAGTGTGGCCAGATATGATCCTTCAGCTCTTAAAAATTCAGATGGTTTTATCATGAAGCAG ACAGTTGGCGCTATGGTGGATGTAGCATCATTTCAGCATCAAAACAATGTAAACTTCCGCCCACAAGCTTGGGATTCAGGGAACTCTA AGGGAGAAGATACAGTAAGTTACTTAGCTTCGAACAGATTCAGGAGCCGGTGGTTAGGGGGTTGGACAGGCCAG GATGCATCTGCTACTCCAGAGTTGAAACAGAATACTAAAAGTGTGATGAAGTGTTTTGCTGGTGAGACGAGTTTTTTCTCAGAATCGGCAGATATTGCTCCAGACGTAAACTCTTTTGTGCAAGTGCATGACACCAAGTTTTATAGAACATCACAGTCAAGCATAGCCTTTTCTGGCTTACATGACGAAGATAACAATGGGATAATGCTCTCTCAAGATGTGGTGACATCTTCTAGCCTATCTCCAGTAGATCCTCTTTGTTCTGTTGTCCCGTGCAGTATTTCTTCAGAAAATGCTAGTCTTACATTAGCTCACAATCAGAAGGATAAGGAAAATCATAATGAAGAATGCTTTAGACCCACACTGGAACTTGCGGTGGAGAATTCACACACATCTTCAAATCCAATTATTAAATGTCCCCATGAGGACGGGCCATCTATGCCCATAATTAATGGTGAGCGTTCTACAGTCACAGTTCGTAGGCAGATGATTTCACTCAGGACATATAGTACGCTTCTCCCAAACCTTGTTTCCATTTTCGATGGGGGAAGCTTTTATCGTGATCAGTCATTTGAACTAGAACTCGATCAGAGGCTGAATCCCTTGAATAAGGATGTCCCCTGCAATAGATCTTCTGATAAAAGGAGTTATAATGAGTCGCTTCCTTCCAATACTGTATCCTCATATTCTGCTGGAAGAGACGATGAGGGAAACAGTGAAACTACCTTAGATGCGAATCCTGTTGGAACACTGAAAAATCAGAAGAGAAGTTATCATGAGACTGAAGGAAATGGGAATGAGCTACCTATTCAAGCATTGAAAAAGAGGAGGCAGCCTCTTATTTTTAATCATAGGTCACGTTTCCGTATCCAGGCTTCTAAACCTTTAATGAACAATTCCACTATGGAGAAACATCTCAAACTTGATTTGCTGCCGGAAAATGTTGTTAAGCTTCAACAAAACGAGGAACTCCAAACTATACAATCTGAATGCAAGAACTTCCTTGACAGAGATGTGTTGGTGAAAAAGAGAGTTCATTTCTGTGAAGCAGATATTGCAGTTCAGCTGAACAAGAACCTCCAAAAGCTAGATTCTTCAACCAAATATT GCTCAAATGCTAGAGTAAGTAAAAGATGGAAACATCCCAAGTTTCGAAGTCATGAGAGAAGTAGCTGTACAAATTGTCACCTTAAGTCTGGGAAGAGATTACTGTTTCATGGTATAGACTTCCTGCTTACAGGATTTTCTAGTCAGAAGGAAAAGGACATTGAACGAGAAATATGGAAACATGGTGGCATTGTTCTTTCTGATATTCCTTCTCCAAATTTAAGGGCAAAAAGAAGCGTACGATCCAATGGCTACCATCTTCCCGTTATTCTATGTATGAAAAAG CTACAGACCACCAAGTTTTTGTATGGTTGTGCGGTGAACTCCTTAATATTAAAAGTTGATTGGCTTACTAATTCAATTTCGGCAGGCTGTATTTTACCACCTGAGAA ATACATGATACTACCGAATCGAGCTGATGCAGAGCATATCATTATCGGGGAGCCATTTCACAACTGCGAATATGTCTTTGAAAAAGTAGGAATCATGCTTCACGGAAAGCACAGTTTCTACAGCAAATTGGCAAAAATAATTAAG CACGGAGGCGGGAAGGTCTTTAAAACCCTCCAGTGGTTAGTCCACAGTTTGGACAAAGAGAAAGTTACTTTGGGAGCCATTGTTGCTGAGGGTGAAAGTAGGACATCACGTCACTTGAGGCAGTGCGCGTCCGAGCAGAAGATAGCAGTGATG CCAGCTAGCTGGATCATAAAAAGCTTGTATTTAGGTAAGCTGCTTCCGTCTCCAGATAATGGTCATCCCGCTTTACCAACAATTAAGATCTCAGAGATCCCAGTTTCCGCAAAAGTGAGTGAAGATGTATAA
- the LOC126585985 gene encoding putative RING-H2 finger protein ATL69 isoform X4 — protein MFAAEPPASAPGVGVGYGIAIAVSILVLISAIMLASYACVKVKGSTGRGHTGDAPSNYYEDRNRRFSTISNSTEPVVVLMGLDDPTIDSYPKLVLGESRRIPQRNDTVCSICLSEYKPKDQVRCIPDCHHCFHAECVDEWLRMSATCPVCRNSPAPSAGPSPLSDLVPLAFNARRLVCSARGCIH, from the exons ATGTTCGCGGCGGAGCCACCTGCATCAGCCCCTGGTGTCGGCGTCGGCTACGGCATAGCCATTGCCGTCAGCATCCTCGTCCTCATCTCCGCCATCATGCTCGCTTCTTACGCCTGCGTTAAAGTCAAAGGCTCAACCGGCAGAGGCCACACAGGCGATGCCCCTTCTAACTACTACGAAGACCGCAACCGCCGCTTCTCCACCATAAGCAACTCAACGGAGCCTGTGGTGGTCCTCATGGGCCTCGACGATCCCACCATTGACTCGTACCCAAAGTTGGTACTCGGCGAAAGCCGGCGGATCCCTCAGCGCAACGACACCGTGTGCTCCATTTGCTTGTCCGAGTACAAGCCCAAGGATCAAGTACGGTGCATTCCGGACTGCCACCATTGTTTCCATGCAGAATGCGTCGATGAGTGGCTTCGCATGAGCGCCACGTGTCCGGTTTGTAGAAATTCTCCGGCTCCGTCGGCCGGTCCAAGCCCTCTGTCCGATTTGGTGCCACTGGCCTTCAATGCCAG GCGGTTGGTCTGCTCTGCCCGCGGTTGTATACATTGA
- the LOC126613830 gene encoding protein MAINTENANCE OF PSII UNDER HIGH LIGHT 1-like, translated as MAAAAQALIAAANTFTCTFPTQQRSFFFSRKLHKANHLTVVRASTEDADCNVEECAPDKEVGKVSVEWLAGEKTKISGTFPPRNRGWTGYVEKDTAGQTNIYSVEPAVYVAESVISSGTAGSSADGAENTAAIAAGIALIAVAAASSILLQVGKNSPPVVQKVDYSGPSLSYYINKFKPETIEALAPSVVESSQPEPSQIQVESEVQPEPSASEVSNIS; from the exons ATGGCAGCCGCAGCACAAGCTCTGATTGCAGCAGCAAACACATTCACATGCACATTTCCTACACAACAaaggagcttcttcttctccagAAAACTTCATAAAGCTAATCATCTCACTGTAGTTAGAGCTTCCACTGAAGATGCTGACTGTAATGTGGAAGAATGTGCTCCTGACAAGGAG GTTGGAAAAGTGAGCGTGGAATGGTTGGCTGGTGAGAAGACAAAAATTTCTGGGACATTTCCACCCCGCAATCGGGGTTGGACTGGATACGTTGAGAAGGACACTGCTGGACAGACAAACATATATTCTGTGGAG CCTGCAGTTTACGTAGCAGAAAGCGTGATAAGCTCAGGAACTGCAGGGTCTTCTGCCGATGGAGCTGAGAACACAGCAGCAATCGCAGCTGGGATTGCCCTCATTGCTGTTGCTGCAGCTTCATCAATACTCCTCCAAGTGGGTAAGAACTCACCTCCGGTGGTGCAGAAGGTAGATTACTCTGGGCCATCACTTAGTTACTACATCAACAAGTTCAAACCAGAGACAATCGAAGCATTGGCGCCAAGTGTGGTTGAATCTTCCCAGCCGGAACCCTCCCAGATTCAGGTTGAGTCAGAGGTTCAGCCAGAGCCTTCTGCGAGCGAAGTCAGCAATATCTCTTAG
- the LOC126585985 gene encoding putative RING-H2 finger protein ATL69 isoform X1: MFAAEPPASAPGVGVGYGIAIAVSILVLISAIMLASYACVKVKGSTGRGHTGDAPSNYYEDRNRRFSTISNSTEPVVVLMGLDDPTIDSYPKLVLGESRRIPQRNDTVCSICLSEYKPKDQVRCIPDCHHCFHAECVDEWLRMSATCPVCRNSPAPSAGPSPLSDLVPLAFNARVFIFKSPCDPDSNLILFLFLRVDWSKRSCYTNFYLLFKLEIFTSDNLSSSMEGTHG; the protein is encoded by the exons ATGTTCGCGGCGGAGCCACCTGCATCAGCCCCTGGTGTCGGCGTCGGCTACGGCATAGCCATTGCCGTCAGCATCCTCGTCCTCATCTCCGCCATCATGCTCGCTTCTTACGCCTGCGTTAAAGTCAAAGGCTCAACCGGCAGAGGCCACACAGGCGATGCCCCTTCTAACTACTACGAAGACCGCAACCGCCGCTTCTCCACCATAAGCAACTCAACGGAGCCTGTGGTGGTCCTCATGGGCCTCGACGATCCCACCATTGACTCGTACCCAAAGTTGGTACTCGGCGAAAGCCGGCGGATCCCTCAGCGCAACGACACCGTGTGCTCCATTTGCTTGTCCGAGTACAAGCCCAAGGATCAAGTACGGTGCATTCCGGACTGCCACCATTGTTTCCATGCAGAATGCGTCGATGAGTGGCTTCGCATGAGCGCCACGTGTCCGGTTTGTAGAAATTCTCCGGCTCCGTCGGCCGGTCCAAGCCCTCTGTCCGATTTGGTGCCACTGGCCTTCAATGCCAG GGTATTCATCTTCAAATCACCGTGTGATCCGGATTCAAATCTTATCCTGTTCTTGTTCTTAAGAGTAGATTGGTCTAAAAGAAGTTGCTACACGAATTTTTATTTGCTTTTTAAGTTGGAGATTTTCACAAGTGACAATCTTTCGTCCTCGATGGAAGGAACACATGGGTAG